The following proteins are co-located in the Haloarcula marismortui ATCC 43049 genome:
- a CDS encoding zinc-dependent alcohol dehydrogenase family protein, producing MRAAVLEAYGEPLAVRDRDPPTPNPDGAVVAVEACGICRSDWHAWQGHGDWADDDVPIGQVLGHEPAGRVTATGNQVTTVSVGDRVVVPFNLGDGTCGYCRNGHGNVCTDGWALGFESDAPGAFAEQVAVPQADYNLVGLPDGVSSDAAAALGCRYVTAFHALAHRADIAAGDRVAVHGCGGLGLAAVQIASALGASVIAVDIRDEPLAMARDAGASTVVDASAVEDVPAAIEGETDGGAEVSVDALGRAETCQNSVRSLRPRGTHVQVGLTTNAERGEVALPTDWITRWDIDVLGSRGMPPSRYDELLRLVADGPLDPGALVTRRVALEAVSERLAAMTDYGTDGIELVTEFGR from the coding sequence ATGCGCGCGGCAGTGCTTGAGGCGTACGGCGAACCGCTGGCCGTCCGGGACCGCGACCCGCCGACGCCGAACCCGGACGGGGCCGTCGTCGCGGTCGAGGCGTGTGGGATCTGTCGGAGCGACTGGCACGCCTGGCAGGGCCACGGCGACTGGGCCGACGACGACGTGCCGATAGGGCAGGTGCTGGGTCACGAACCGGCGGGTCGCGTCACCGCAACGGGCAACCAGGTGACGACAGTGTCGGTCGGCGACCGCGTCGTCGTGCCGTTCAACCTCGGCGACGGGACCTGTGGCTACTGCCGGAACGGTCACGGCAACGTCTGTACAGACGGGTGGGCGCTGGGCTTCGAATCCGATGCGCCGGGCGCGTTTGCCGAGCAGGTCGCCGTCCCGCAGGCCGACTACAACCTCGTGGGGCTGCCCGACGGCGTCAGCTCCGACGCCGCGGCGGCGCTTGGCTGTCGATACGTCACAGCGTTCCACGCACTGGCCCATCGGGCCGATATCGCCGCCGGGGACCGCGTCGCGGTGCATGGCTGTGGCGGCCTCGGGCTGGCAGCCGTCCAGATCGCGTCGGCACTGGGTGCGAGCGTCATCGCCGTCGACATCCGGGACGAGCCGCTGGCGATGGCCCGTGACGCGGGCGCAAGCACCGTTGTCGACGCCAGCGCTGTCGAGGACGTGCCGGCGGCCATCGAGGGCGAAACGGACGGCGGCGCGGAGGTGTCCGTCGATGCGCTGGGCCGAGCCGAGACCTGTCAAAACAGCGTTCGGAGCCTCCGCCCACGGGGGACACACGTTCAGGTCGGGCTGACGACCAACGCCGAGCGCGGCGAGGTGGCGCTGCCGACCGACTGGATTACCCGCTGGGACATCGACGTGCTCGGCTCTCGCGGGATGCCGCCGTCGCGGTACGACGAACTCCTCCGACTGGTCGCTGACGGGCCACTCGACCCCGGTGCGCTCGTCACTCGCCGAGTCGCGCTAGAGGCGGTTTCGGAGCGGCTGGCGGCGATGACCGACTACGGAACCGACGGCATCGAACTGGTGACAGAGTTCGGTCGGTAG